The following are encoded together in the Sinorhizobium terangae genome:
- a CDS encoding fumarylacetoacetate hydrolase family protein, which translates to MVVKVARFTIGGEPLWGILDGDEIAPLGGTFVSTADILRLTPAELKARAGAERFAISSANILSPVTAPAQIVCQGLNYADHADQSGHAPRQKNLFFMKAASSLSGAFDPVIRPAGCQMLDYEVELGLVLKRPLNAGDRVTRETLGDFIGGLVLCNDVSARDIMFGEAFLQWFRGKSARTFCPCGPWLVIPEPEEVADLLDRIEIRLWLNDELRQSAHTRDLLFRPETCLNDIASLMDLWAGDLVLTGTPGGVILQANAALAQIVTTKLFKDSERKDAIVQEATAHTRYLAPGDIMRAEMRTDDSAVDFGRQLLEIVDA; encoded by the coding sequence ATGGTAGTGAAAGTGGCCCGATTTACGATCGGCGGCGAACCGTTATGGGGGATTTTGGACGGAGACGAGATTGCGCCGCTCGGGGGCACCTTCGTCTCAACCGCCGACATCCTGCGCCTTACTCCTGCAGAACTCAAAGCGAGGGCAGGCGCTGAGCGGTTCGCGATCAGCTCAGCAAACATTCTGAGCCCCGTCACAGCGCCGGCGCAGATCGTCTGCCAGGGTCTGAACTACGCGGATCACGCCGATCAATCGGGGCATGCGCCACGTCAGAAGAACCTGTTCTTCATGAAGGCCGCCTCATCGCTATCGGGAGCATTCGACCCGGTGATCCGACCCGCCGGGTGTCAGATGCTCGACTATGAAGTGGAACTCGGGCTTGTCCTGAAGCGACCTTTGAATGCGGGCGATCGCGTCACCCGAGAGACCCTCGGCGATTTCATCGGCGGCCTAGTGTTGTGCAACGACGTTTCCGCCCGCGACATCATGTTCGGCGAAGCCTTCTTGCAGTGGTTCCGTGGCAAGAGCGCCCGTACGTTCTGCCCCTGCGGACCCTGGCTGGTCATTCCGGAACCGGAAGAGGTAGCGGATCTGCTCGACAGGATTGAGATCCGCCTCTGGCTGAACGACGAACTTCGACAGTCGGCCCACACCCGCGACCTCCTCTTTCGCCCGGAAACCTGCCTCAACGACATTGCGTCCCTGATGGACCTGTGGGCGGGTGATCTCGTCCTGACCGGGACGCCGGGGGGCGTGATCCTGCAAGCGAATGCCGCTCTGGCCCAGATCGTGACGACTAAGCTCTTCAAGGATTCCGAGCGGAAGGATGCGATTGTCCAGGAAGCAACCGCGCACACACGCTACCTCGCGCCTGGCGACATTATGCGCGCCGAAATGCGTACCGACGACAGCGCCGTCGATTTTGGCAGGCAGTTGCTCGAAATCGTTGACGCGTGA
- a CDS encoding VOC family protein — translation MSDAAFIPPNVLPPFKLRFAGLLKRKWFRELVLLWPTLTKRRFSNKTEDYGVFRPSLVSHIGQLSIYVRDIARSRAWYENVAGMIHSRTCEPEPHPFKEGWRIRCCYMSATDHEDCLVLVEEYDPSGRITVPSGMSFFHFALEVKGNQLEDVLAFAKQQQAAGFQLNYGPVRHNSEPPLGDGETGGNVACYLYDPDWHNVEFCGAMDTIENYRARYGDLKGKDRA, via the coding sequence ATGAGCGACGCCGCTTTCATCCCCCCGAACGTCTTGCCCCCATTCAAACTGCGCTTCGCCGGCCTCCTGAAGCGGAAATGGTTTCGCGAATTGGTGCTGTTGTGGCCGACGCTGACCAAGCGGCGGTTCTCCAACAAGACGGAGGACTACGGCGTCTTCAGGCCTTCGCTCGTTTCTCACATCGGGCAGCTATCGATCTATGTGCGCGACATCGCGCGAAGCCGGGCCTGGTACGAGAACGTTGCCGGCATGATCCACAGCCGCACCTGCGAGCCCGAACCGCATCCCTTCAAGGAAGGGTGGCGCATCCGCTGCTGCTACATGAGCGCAACCGACCACGAGGATTGCCTCGTGCTCGTCGAGGAATACGACCCCTCCGGCAGGATCACTGTGCCTTCGGGCATGAGCTTCTTCCATTTCGCACTCGAGGTGAAAGGAAACCAACTGGAGGACGTCCTGGCCTTTGCCAAGCAACAGCAGGCCGCCGGTTTCCAGTTGAACTACGGTCCAGTCCGCCACAACAGCGAACCGCCTTTGGGCGATGGCGAAACCGGTGGCAACGTCGCCTGCTATCTCTACGACCCCGACTGGCACAATGTCGAGTTCTGCGGCGCGATGGACACGATCGAGAACTATCGCGCGCGATACGGCGACCTCAAGGGCAAGGACCGCGCTTGA
- a CDS encoding VOC family protein encodes MNAATRIPVTNLQHHVFYVTDLERSKAFYIKLFDLQFSALNHPDSSAAMRLSQQEMHFFSFGFHHHDICLVKHHKLKMDNNSMLHFALAVKDAEAFDDVRRRAEGMGLSIREGRMLASARPVSRAFCVRDPDQHWIEIIEEPGK; translated from the coding sequence ATGAATGCTGCAACTCGGATCCCCGTGACCAACCTTCAGCACCACGTCTTCTACGTGACCGACCTGGAGCGCTCGAAGGCTTTCTATATCAAGCTTTTCGATTTGCAGTTCTCCGCTCTCAACCACCCGGACAGCAGCGCAGCAATGCGTTTGTCGCAGCAGGAAATGCACTTCTTCTCGTTCGGTTTCCACCATCACGACATCTGTCTGGTGAAGCACCACAAGCTGAAGATGGACAACAATTCCATGCTGCACTTCGCGTTAGCGGTGAAGGACGCAGAGGCATTCGACGACGTCAGGCGCCGCGCAGAAGGGATGGGCCTGTCGATCCGCGAAGGACGCATGCTTGCCTCCGCGCGCCCAGTATCACGTGCTTTTTGCGTCCGGGACCCAGACCAGCACTGGATCGAGATCATTGAGGAGCCCGGCAAATGA